In Setaria italica strain Yugu1 chromosome I, Setaria_italica_v2.0, whole genome shotgun sequence, the genomic window ttaaggggctggaagcccaattcggatctgatccgagttggattaggtttaggagtactaatgggcctcggatccagaggcccatcaggaacctctataaatagaggggtgggggcgccctagggtttacaccttttggcgaaacacacctgccgcgcctcccacgccctcgcctgttgcaactcgcggatctagcagtccggcttgcgacgcttcctccctgcacgtgtggataccttggaggtgttgcgcctgcagcacttggacgagccatcgacgagccgccgacgagccacgacgagccgacgacgagccgcggtaccggaggcgatcttgctgtgcacgtggacgagctgctgaggagctgctggacgtgatcgactacgtacgactacgttgatcgactacgtacgactacgtgatcgtcttcactgcatcaacgcatatctacatcttccgcaccagtagtgcgtcgagtggtaatcccgtgatccttatacggcagttcatcctggttatacgcggtagaaattttgatttgcgctagtgtagcctgcctcgtatcccaacaactccaacgttccgctcaggggtcggacactcccgaccccaggactcagggtcgggcgaggcggagcttcactcggggtcggacgaggcggagcttcactcggggtcggacgaggcggagttccaccctcaaagggtcgggcgcacccgaccccgggaccaagggtcgggcgaggcggagttccaccctcaaggggtctggcgcatccgaccccgggaccaagggtcgggcgtatactcggaattggactgcgggttgatatcatgaaatgtcaggggttttttgaaaaatagcctcggactactccaacgttccgctcaggggtcggacactcccgaccctaggactcagggtcgggcgaggcggagcttcactcgaggtcggacgaggcggagttccaccctcaaggggtcgggcgaggcggagttccaccctcaaggggtcgggcgcatccgtcAAGAGAGAAAATTTTGTGGGCATGTTGAAAGAAAGGAAAGTTTAAAAAATCAACTCCCTATATGCatgcgcgagattttgtggacagtttaaaagaaaggaaaggttaaaaaatcagctagctccttgcatgcatgcgccagaTTTGTCAATATCCTTTTTTACAaattttgtgggcatgttaaaagaaagaaaagattaaaaaatcagctagctccttgcacatgcgcgagattttgtggacatgttaaaagaaaggaaagattaaaaaatcaactccttgcatgcatgcgcgagattttgtgggcatgttaaaagaaaggaaagattaaaaaaatcagctagctacttgcatgcatgcgccagaTTTGCTAGGCCTGGTTGGAAAAAGAATTGTACTCCATCCtggttccttcccttcctttttctatcagCCGCCATAACAAACTCGTTGCCGCCATCGCACATGCACACGCCCGAAGCAAACCCGTCGCTTGCCCCGTGCCGCCGTTGCCCGCCCTGCGCCTTCGCTGACCTCCTCGCTGGGTAATTGTTGACCATCGGTACGGACGCATGTAATTCTCCTGAAGCAGTAACTATGGAACAGTACACCGAAGTGATAAGCTCCTATATCATTATTCCTTCATCTCTCCTAACGAATAAGACTCACTGCAGTACAAATGTTCAACTTGCACTTATCCAGCTATGGGTTCCTCCTACATGTCGCTCTCGAGGAAGAGGGTAACCTTGCCTGCACCGCTGATATCCTTGCCTACACCGACAACGAACAGGTATGATACTCGTAATTTTCTGCAGCGGTACAGATTTCATCAGAATGATGACATCAATTTTTATCTCGTACGCTATGATGCACCCTTGCATTATATATGTATAAAATCTCGGAATTATAGGTGGGTTGAGTTTCGTGAGGTGGAGCTGGAACACATCTTCTGGAGATGGGATGTGAGCGCCATGGTTTTCTGGAAAGGAAACATACGAGAGTATAGAGGACAGGAGTATTTGCGCGTAATATTGGTTGATGAGCAGGTGCTTCAATCATCcgcctacttttttttttatatgcatgtgtaatTAGGCGGATGCATTGTGGTTTCACTGCAAACTACTGATGTATGTTGGCTACAATGTTTGTGCAGGGCACCAAGATGGAGGCAGTTGCGTGCGGCGACCATCATATGATGTTCAACAGTGTGCTCATTGAAGGTGAAACATATAACTTTTTGGGAGTGTATTTTACGCCAACTTATGTGGATCCCATTCCCAATATGTACCGTCTGTGTGAATACTACACTTTCGTCCTTTTACCGGATACTATAGTCAAGACTCCACAGAGGCCCATCTGGATTTTAGAGTGTCCTCGTGCCTTTAGGAAATTCGAGGATGTATACTGTCAGCCAGTAGATACTTTTGCAGGTGACTCATCAATTTATACACACTTTCACTTAACAAAATATGATGTCCTTGGTTTCACACTAAAATGCaaagcatatattttttttgttgttgaagATGTCATAGGCGTGGTTGTACATGCGTCTGAGATCCAAGATAGGGGTGACTTCCGGAGGCGGCCTAACAGGCACGTGGTAATCATGAATCAAAGGTATGTGTATTTATGTACATATGAAATTATCTGCCATGCCATGGGTCGATCGGAATTAATGTTGTTAATTGTAGGAAAAACTTCATCATAATCCACGTGAACGACCCACACCTTCAACGCCACATATGGGAGTGGCGCCGCGCGGCTTATCAATTCAAGACATTAGCTGCCCTCTATGTCAAGATATCTACGATGCAAGGTATGACATTATCAATGAGCACTCAGTTTTGTTAATAAAATTAACAATATATTTAACCATTAATTCTTTAAATTCATGTATCCCCTTGTCTGTTTAAGTTTTTAATTCACTTTTCCCTTGCCTGTTAGGTGGAGTGACTACTACAGATTatagtcaaattattttttctccCATATGTTCTGATGCATACGATTTGAAAGGTAACATCTTTTTGTGCTCAAAAACTTCGTTTCACTGAAGTTATATAGTTTTGATCTCTGATTTTTGTGCTGCAGACCTATCCAAGCGGGTACGCGCTGAACGGAAACAAATTACAAAGACGGCACGTGCCCTTACATTAGATATCATCAACAAGTAGTAATGCTAGGATGCTCAGCAACTTTGTGTTGTGTTTCAAAGTTTGGATGTTCGCGACATACTGAATCATATTTTTCGAGGATTTTCCTTATATGAACTTTTTAGACAGTGACCATATAACATGTTTGGTGATTCAATGGCAGCTAAGTACTCAGCTTGATGTGTTTATTGTTACCATATAACAATTTCATGAATGCGTTAAGTACTCAGCTTGATGTGTTTCAACCCTCCATTGTGTATATAACATGTTTGGTGATTCAATGGCAGTAACATGTTTGGGGAAGATGCATTTCACTTCTGTTTGGTCCAAGATCTCTCTAAAAGTTGCTTGCTCTGGACTGCAGAAGAAATGTTGCGGGTGATGATTTATTGATATGTACTCCAATGCTTGTAGATCCAATGCCCTATACATGTACTCCAAATCGGACCAGCTATTTTAATCAAAGCTGCACGTACATCCTGAGACAGCATAACCCAAATAAGGCACTATGATCCCTAACCCGGCAAATCTAAATCTACATGTACTAATATTTTCCCCCCGAAACCTAGCCTGAATGGTAAGATTGGTTCCAGCAGAATCGCATCCCAaatcactcggggtcgggcaaggcggagttccaccctcaaggggtcgggcgcatccgaccccgggaccaagggtcgggcgtatactcggaattggactgcgggttgatatcatgaaatgtcaggagttttttgaaaaatagcctcggactactccaacgttccgctcaggggtcggacactcccgaccccaggactcagggtcgggcgaggcggagcttcactcggggtcggacgaggcggagttccaccctcaaagggtcgggcgcacccgaccccgggaccaagggtcgggcgaggcagagttccaccctcaaggggtccggcgcatccgaccccgggaccaagggtcgggcgtatactcggaattggactgcgggttgatatcatgaaatgtcagggattttttgaaaaatagcctcggactactccaacgttccgctTAATTTTGTCACATAATGTAACTGTATGGGAAATTCAACGTATACTGAAAAACTGGATTACATCACATGACTATACATGACGTTTGGAACGTTTGGGACATGCTAATTAGTTCAATATTTATGTTTCTTCAAATATTTCTCTGTTTCCTGTGCACATCGAAAAAGTGAATAGATATGCTTTGTTGTACGTTCCTTTGTGATTTTTACAATATACGATAATCCCATCACACGAGAGCTTAACTTGGAGTAAGCACTTATCTTACGTACATGATGCTATAACGATGCGGCACAGCTTCTTCATCGATCTTCTGACGCACGAAGCGAATGCctggaggacaagactaccgGGCATGATAAAACATTTTCTTTGGCGCATCGCAAGCAAAGAAATAGGATAGATAGGGGTGACATTTGGATGACCTGTATTCCTACTTGTTCCACATAATTATTGTCCTGTTGAATCCAATCTTATATGATATacttattttatatttatagatattttatatttttattatcccGTTGAATCCAATATCTTACAATATAAAAATtttgttgcccgtagcaacgcacgggcatgatCCTAGTTAACTAAAATGACTGGGGTAAACGGGTAAAGTGAAAAAGCAAAGCTCGTCGTGCGTCGCCTGGCGCTGGCGCGGGGCGCGCGTCCCGGCGTGGTGGCCTGCCGCCCGCCCTGCTTCCAATCTCCgtagagaaagagaaagaactGGATAGCGGCGAAGGAGGCGACGATGCAGTGGTACTTGGTGGCTGCTCTTCTCACCATCCTGACCAGCTCTCAGGCAAGCCCCCTAAACCCTCCCTGTTTCCCCCGTTTCCCCTTCTTGCTTCTCTGGCGATTTGATCGAGATAGCGGCCCAGATCTGTCTAGAACTAGGGTTTGTTGCGCAATACGGTTGCTGCGTGCATTTGTGTTTCTTGTTGAGGTGCGCAGTGAAATAAGGGGCGGAGATTCTCTCGATCTGCTATTGCATTCGCCATAACCTTCTTGGAGACAAACACGGTTCAGATGAATGTTCACTTGGACTCCTGGAATGGCTCGATTGACAGAAAGATGCAGTCCCTCCTCTAAGTTCCTCTCTTGTTTTCGTCGAAAGCTTGGTATCGGTTATGTTGCGACTTGCGAGGTACGGGGTGATGACTTTGGTGGAATGGAAAGTGACCTGGCTGTGAGTTCGTGTCGTGAACATCTTTATTTGAAGTGATGAATCATTTTTGATTGGGCAATCTGGAGCCTGATGAAGGATAACAGAATGACGTATTTTTTAAATAGGCCTGCAATGGAGTTGGTTATTGTTTGACTTAGTTACTTAATTCATCAATTTTCAGTGCTAACATTACCCTTTTTCCTGGTTGTGTGCAGGGTATATTGACTACTCTCTCCCAGAGCAATGGCAAGTACAAGTATGACTATGCAACCATCCCCTTCCTTGCAGAACTGTTAAAGGTACAAAGCTGCAGTTCTCTTCATTCTTAAGCTGTTGTACATAAGTTGTTTAATACCCTTATATCCATTAATTATTACTTATAAATGGTGAAAACATGCAGTGGACACTGGACAATGACCCATCAAATTTCTGTGCTAACATCACCATGTTATTGACACAGTTGTCTTTCTCAAGCTTCTTCCTTTGGAAGGAATGCCATTCTTCATCTCCACCAAGGATGACAAAGGAGTGGAGGAGTGTGCGACTATATCTTGTTCCTTCAGTAATATACCTCATCCACAACAATGTCCAGTTTGCAACCTTGACTTATGTTGATCCATCTACCTATCAGATAGTGGGAAACTTGAAAATTGTGACAACCGGGATTTTGTTTAGGTGTGCAACTTGTCTCTTCATAAAATGTCCATTCTTTTATGCTTCTTAACACCATTTGCATGATAGAATCAATATTTTATTTCCTAGTCTGCTCTGGACTTAGTCTTCAAGGCAGTCTGGTTGAAATTTGGAGATTTGAGGTGTGTTCGTGACTTTGAAAATAGTGGGTGCTTCAGAATAATTGAAGTGGAATCGAATTTAATTTTGTTTGTGATCTAGGCTTAAGCAGTTAGGTTACTTGACACTTGTACAACCAATTATCATCTTAATACATCCTGTAACTTTAAACAACATTTAACCCCTTATGACAATTTATGGAGTTCATCCCTCTGTTGTTTAACTTTTGGTCTTCAACATGAAAATTTTGACATAATATGTGGGTAGTCCAGTCCTTCCTGTGATCCTATCTTCCTAAACATCTATCTTAGTGTTCAGTTTTTTTTCAGGCGATAAATAATTAAACTGTTATCTGTATGTTACACTGTCTAAGCAGTGCATTGAAAATGGTTAcaccttttcttttggtttaCAGCTCATAGTAAGATTTTTCGCATGATGTTTGCGTGCATTTTTTGTTTAGCTTCCAGAGTTGTGCTTACTCATGTTTGTTTCTCCAAAAATATTTTAGACTTTAGATTTGTTGCCAGCAATACATAGAGTCTACATGCGTGAAAATGTATTATGTGTTATTGGTGGTGCTTTATCCTTCTTCCCCTTGATTGACTACTGCTCTTGCTTTTGTCTCTGTAAATCTTCTACGCTTGTCCTCAAAAGGAAGTTGTCAAATCTACAATGGATGGCAATTGTTTTGCTAGCTGTTGGTGCAACCACCAGCCAGGTTTGTTAAACTATGAAGATATCTCTGTTCTTTTTTCATCACacattttttaatttatataaaATGTATTTAAGGATGACCCTACTTATATTGTTAAGTGGTGTTTCACTGTGATGTGTTAATCAACCACAGAAGTTTGCCTTGGGATGGTGGTGTGGTTGCTTCTAAACTCTTTCCTCTTAGTGAAATAAGTGCTCAGGCacattctcaaaaaaaaaaagaccacgTAATCAGATAACATGTTGCTGACAATTTTTTTGGGGAGTTTTATCTACACGCAATATATATGCTTCCAGGCTTAATTTCTTTTGTATGCACAGTAATCTAATTTCAGAATTGTACCAAAATCACATAATTGCTAGATAAACTAAAACTTTTCGAAGTTTGTTAACTTTAGTTGACCTGAGGTATTCTTTTTTGTATATGAAATCAATAAACTAACAGCACAAATTGATTTTTGTCCGTGTCATTTTCTATGTTCATTTGAACTAAACATTACATGGATTAACTATGCTATGTAGCTTAGTTGTAGTTGAGTTTAGTTACTAAATTTGGGCTGAATTTAAATTTATTGTCTCTTGCAGGTGAAAGGATGTGGAGATGCACCATGTGATTCGCTTTTCTCAGCACCATTACAGGGTTACATGCTTGGGATACTTTCCGCTTGTCTTTCAGCTCTAGCTGGTGTCTACACAGAGTACTTGATGAAGAAGAACAGCGATAGTTTGTACTGGCAAAATGTACAATTATATACGTAGGTATCTATATCTTAAACTTGTCCATTGTCTGTAATTTCACATACCAAAAACCATTGCATTTggttcaaaaaaagaaaaaaacactgTGCAACTGTGAGTATTTCTTGACTATCCCCTGTGATCTTGAATAGCATGGTAAACACTACGTATTCATCCTATGTGCTGTCAGGTTTGGAGTTATATTCAACATGGGATGGTTAATTTATGGTGACTTCAAAACTGGATTTGAGTTGGGCCCCTGGTGGCAGCGCCTATTTAATGGTTATTCTATCACAACATGGATGGTTGTGTTCAATTTAGGGTCCACTGGTCTGCTAGTATCATGGTTGATGAAGTATTCAGACAATATAGTCAAGGTGAGGTTACATGAGTTCAGTTTTCTATTGGCGTGGATTATGATAGTCACTTTGGTTGATCCGCTTTTGGAGAATTTTGGTATTATGTAAACTACCTTTTGTAATCTAGATTGCAAACAAAGTATTATTGTGCCTTGAAGTGCAGATTAGTTATGCCTTAATTCTGTTTCCCAACCAAACTACAAGATTTTTATACTTTCTTTGCATCTGCTGCTTTTACAAGCGCAGCAACTGCAAAATGACCCTCCTTATCAGTGCAGCTAAAAAAATTGAACTTAATGTTTCTCCTAAAGCCTGTAAAGTGAaactgtattttttttctctatgtCAATTTGCTATGTTGGCATTTGTTAAAACAATGTCTTACCTGACTGTTCTAGCTCTTTTGTTGCAAGAAGGTATGTAAATTGAACTATCAGTGTGTTGTGTCTAAAAGGAGCTATTGCTCTATTGAAAATTGCTCTTCCTGAACCTTTTTGTGAGTTGGTTTGGAAAATTTGATTTTGTTGAAGCTTGCCGCTGAACTTATTTGACCCTATCAATAGGCTGGTTGGTGAAAGTTGTTTGTTCTCTTTTTAAGTTTATATATGCATCGTTTTGTCTGCATATGAAGCTGAAAGTTTGTGTCATGGAACTCTGTTTTGACAGGTGTACTCAACTTCAATGGCCATGTTGTTGACAATGGTTATATCTATATATCTTTTCAGTGTGAAAGCAACAATTCAGGTGCTTGCTGTATTCCTAGTTCTGCTGTTGGATTAGGATTCTTGTTAGttattattttgtattttttactAACACATGCTTAACCCCTCTTTATGCAGCTTTTCTTAGGCATTATGGTCTGCATAATTTCTCTGCAGATGTATTTTATGCCTGTCCACATGCTTGTTGAATTGCCACAAACATTGCCTGTTACATCAAAGTAGGCTCATGGCACCGTTCACTAACCTATTGATCAGAGGCACTACTAGataactcaccttccatccaacgtTTTTTCCCCGATTgtctttggacccgggactaaagggccttagTCCTGGTCAAAAATCCACCACCGATGGTCACCAacgggggctctttagtcctggttggtaatatcaatcgggactaaaaagctccctttagtctcggttgtaaCGGTTAGTGGGATGAGGGGATGAGGAAgctttttatcctggttgaaaACATCAATCGGGATTAAATGCCTCTTCGGGGGCTTTtaatctctcctctctctttccaccttatctcctcctctcccctccttatcttctctcctctccccttcgTTCCTTATCTCGCACAGGCCCAAGCGGAGCGGCACGCCGGGGCACGAGCAGCACGGGCTGACCTCCGGCGGGCAGGCGTGGGCCCGGCGCAGAGCGGCACGGTCTTGGCCTGGTGTGGGGCGAAGCAGTGCCACCCGCCCGGCGGGCACGGGCTCGGCGtgggcgggagcggcgcgggcCTGGCGCGGGCGTGGGCTAGTTTATCAGGTAGCTAGGGCGCCCTAGGCACCTCTCGCTACCATATATACATACAGTTCAATAATTGAAGCACGACCGGCGCGGTTTGTAGGGACATACACATGCATACGTGTATGTCAGTCGCGCATGCATCTGGTTCGAGTTCAAAATCAGCCCATCAATTTCCAGTATCAACTGTATCTAGCTAGAGTCGTTTAATCTGATCGAGATACATGCATGTGTGAATCTACAAAAAGTACGCAAACAAAGTCCAACTTTTTTCTAACAAGGAAAGATTTAGAGATTAATAGAATTTTTGGATGGGATATGCGATATTATCCAGTTAATTATGTTAGTAAGAATAAGACATGTACGGCAATGTTTGTTGACAGGCTGACATGTAGGGCATATGCAATTCAACCCACTCCCTGCAAGGTGCATTTGTCACCATCTCTGTACATGTGTTGCTAATAGTGCTTTGAATTATTGCTGTCCCGCGTTTACTGGTGATGATATATAAGCACCAGAAAGAACTTCTGCCTTTCCCTTACTGGTGAAATAGAGGCTGTTGTCACTCGATTTTTGAGCCATCCGATCGTTGTCTCATGTTCATCTTCTACCTCCAGCTCCAGCTGCTCTTCTCTCTGCTGGGCTTCTTTGCTGCCCACCACCCCCACGTGTCTCCACCCTTTGCAGGCCGGTGCGGAGCTCCCGCGAGAGCCCGCCTATGGTGGCCTCCTTCCTACCC contains:
- the LOC101777331 gene encoding CMP-sialic acid transporter 1 isoform X1; this encodes MQWYLVAALLTILTSSQGILTTLSQSNGKYKYDYATIPFLAELLKWTLDNDPSNFCANITMLLTQLSFSSFFLWKECHSSSPPRMTKEWRSVRLYLVPSVIYLIHNNVQFATLTYVDPSTYQIVGNLKIVTTGILFRLVLKRKLSNLQWMAIVLLAVGATTSQVKGCGDAPCDSLFSAPLQGYMLGILSACLSALAGVYTEYLMKKNSDSLYWQNVQLYTFGVIFNMGWLIYGDFKTGFELGPWWQRLFNGYSITTWMVVFNLGSTGLLVSWLMKYSDNIVKVYSTSMAMLLTMVISIYLFSVKATIQLFLGIMVCIISLQMYFMPVHMLVELPQTLPVTSK
- the LOC101777331 gene encoding CMP-sialic acid transporter 1 isoform X3 → MQWYLVAALLTILTSSQGILTTLSQSNGKYKYDYATIPFLAELLKLSFSSFFLWKECHSSSPPRMTKEWRSVRLYLVPSVIYLIHNNVQFATLTYVDPSTYQIVGNLKIVTTGILFRLVLKRKLSNLQWMAIVLLAVGATTSQVKGCGDAPCDSLFSAPLQGYMLGILSACLSALAGVYTEYLMKKNSDSLYWQNVQLYTFGVIFNMGWLIYGDFKTGFELGPWWQRLFNGYSITTWMVVFNLGSTGLLVSWLMKYSDNIVKVYSTSMAMLLTMVISIYLFSVKATIQLFLGIMVCIISLQMYFMPVHMLVELPQTLPVTSK
- the LOC101777331 gene encoding CMP-sialic acid transporter 1 isoform X4, yielding MQWYLVAALLTILTSSQGILTTLSQSNGKYKYDYATIPFLAELLKLSFSSFFLWKECHSSSPPRMTKEWRSVRLYLVPSVIYLIHNNVQFATLTYVDPSTYQIVGNLKIVTTGILFRKLSNLQWMAIVLLAVGATTSQVKGCGDAPCDSLFSAPLQGYMLGILSACLSALAGVYTEYLMKKNSDSLYWQNVQLYTFGVIFNMGWLIYGDFKTGFELGPWWQRLFNGYSITTWMVVFNLGSTGLLVSWLMKYSDNIVKVYSTSMAMLLTMVISIYLFSVKATIQLFLGIMVCIISLQMYFMPVHMLVELPQTLPVTSK
- the LOC101777331 gene encoding CMP-sialic acid transporter 1 isoform X2 gives rise to the protein MQWYLVAALLTILTSSQGILTTLSQSNGKYKYDYATIPFLAELLKWTLDNDPSNFCANITMLLTQLSFSSFFLWKECHSSSPPRMTKEWRSVRLYLVPSVIYLIHNNVQFATLTYVDPSTYQIVGNLKIVTTGILFRKLSNLQWMAIVLLAVGATTSQVKGCGDAPCDSLFSAPLQGYMLGILSACLSALAGVYTEYLMKKNSDSLYWQNVQLYTFGVIFNMGWLIYGDFKTGFELGPWWQRLFNGYSITTWMVVFNLGSTGLLVSWLMKYSDNIVKVYSTSMAMLLTMVISIYLFSVKATIQLFLGIMVCIISLQMYFMPVHMLVELPQTLPVTSK